A genomic region of Raphanus sativus cultivar WK10039 chromosome 6, ASM80110v3, whole genome shotgun sequence contains the following coding sequences:
- the LOC108810175 gene encoding uncharacterized protein LOC108810175 — translation MVGNRAEADRWLVTSEKLLASSDLHGAKSFAIRACESDPTRAEAADYILAICDILIAGSLRLTDSNLPDWYSVLRLGRPTQSPEHVATQYRRLALLLNPSVNRLPFADKAFDLVSDAWRVLSDPIRKSSYDRELLQQRPSQRLGEASDPTETSFWTACPYCFVLFEYPKHYEECVLKCQDCKRAFQAVRIQKPPLAAAAVEGGEDVYFCSWSVFPLGFSGGEFQAAPTRNSWSPISPLFAIPIDKKRKEPASPRIFYDDDDVYVAISDEDNDEVNVGRGRGKGKEAFVRSGSNKKQGGGGVVGSSSETSSRKGGTKNVGRLDLNEEPGVGGGRREGNGVGSSREVDNIIEGIGFFEGLDEFLMSMPILSVVGDDKIKAT, via the coding sequence ATGGTAGGTAACAGAGCGGAGGCGGACCGTTGGCTCGTGACCTCAGAGAAGCTCCTCGCATCCAGCGACCTCCACGGAGCCAAATCCTTCGCGATCCGCGCGTGCGAATCCGACCCGACCCGAGCCGAGGCCGCCGACTACATCCTCGCGATCTGCGACATCCTCATCGCCGGATCCCTCCGCCTAACCGACTCCAACCTCCCCGACTGGTACTCCGTCCTCCGGCTCGGCCGTCCGACTCAGAGCCCCGAGCACGTCGCGACTCAGTACCGCAGGCTCGCTCTCCTCCTCAACCCCTCCGTCAACCGCCTCCCCTTCGCCGATAAGGCCTTCGATCTCGTCTCCGACGCCTGGCGCGTCCTCTCCGATCCGATCCGGAAGTCCTCCTACGACCGCGAGCTGCTGCAGCAGCGACCGAGTCAACGACTCGGTGAGGCGAGCGATCCGACGGAGACGAGTTTCTGGACGGCGTGTCCTTACTGCTTCGTCCTCTTCGAGTACCCTAAGCACTACGAGGAGTGTGTGTTGAAGTGTCAGGATTGTAAAAGAGCGTTTCAAGCAGTGAGGATTCAGAAGCCTCctcttgctgctgctgctgttgaaGGAGGAGAAGATGTTTACTTCTGCTCGTGGAGTGTGTTTCCGTTAGGATTCTCCGGAGGGGAGTTTCAAGCTGCTCCGACGAGGAATAGCTGGTCACCTATCTCGCCTCTCTTTGCAATTCCTATTGATAAGAAGAGGAAAGAACCGGCTTCTCCGAGAATCTTTTACGATGATGATGACGTGTACGTTGCGATCTCCGATGAGGATAATGATGAGGTGAATGttgggagagggagagggaaaGGGAAAGAAGCGTTTGTGAGAAGTGGTAGTAACAAGAaacaaggaggaggaggtgtTGTTGGTTCGTCATCTGAGACTAGTAGTAGAAAAGGAGGAACTAAGAACGTAGGGAGGTTGGATTTGAATGAAGAGCCTGGTGTGGGAGGGGGGAGAAGGGAAGGCAATGGAGTTGGAAGTAGCAGAGAGGTGGATAATATCATTGAAGGGATTGGCTTCTTTGAGGGTCTTGATGAGTTTTTGATGAGTATGCCCATACTTTCCGTTGTTGGGGATGATAAGATCAAGGCTACTTAG
- the LOC108807819 gene encoding uncharacterized protein LOC108807819, which translates to MEIIMKAISDAKEWQNAQAQDVILQQRPSSNHVPSSAPSVHEAPPHTVICNVDAAWDVRTANCGIGAIFSGVNTCLNLSPCSDSRSHISSALMAEALAIRFAVMYAASSNVKVLMILSDSLSMVKPSIVWNCV; encoded by the coding sequence ATGGAAATCATCATGAAGGCTATCTCAGACGCCAAAGAATGGCAGAATGCCCAAGCTCAGGACGTTATCCTGCAACAGAGGCCTAGCTCCAATCATGTACCATCTAGCGCTCCCTCAGTACACGAAGCTCCTCCCCACACTGTAATTTGCAATGTAGATGCAGCTTGGGATGTGAGGACTGCTAACTGTGGCATCGGTGCTATCTTCTCAGGTGTTAATACCTGTCTGAACCTGAGTCCCTGCAGTGATTCTCGTAGTCATATCTCCTCGGCGCTAATGGCTGAAGCCCTTGCCATCCGTTTTGCGGTTATGTATGCCGCCTCGTCAAATGTTAAAGTCCTAATGATTCTGTCGGATTCCCTCTCCATGGTCAAGCCCAGCATTGTTTGGAATTGTGTTTGA
- the LOC108807818 gene encoding uncharacterized protein LOC108807818 — protein MAEKRRPEHGLLPCCNSPTPSDQLSFYFGKVSEILCCKVSAESNQRLTLIPSDSEIRDAAFSINSGKAPGPDGFSAKFYHAYWHIIGPDVCRDVREFFLSGELHPQQNETHVRLILKVTGARRVAEYRPIALCNTHYKIIAKILTRRLKPLLPDLISTSQSAFVAGRAIGDNVLITHETLHYLRTSEAKKHCSMAVKTDMSKAYDRIEWGFIRAVMHQLGFMDLVDHELCGNSLVLLSHKWFSNGLSQAIPWNTAGLYWMAHCLESECREVLHRLIILLFADDTMFFCKSSSSSVSVLLHIMHTYEKLSGQCINFSKSAITFSAKTPPEVKLRVKATLAIDTEGGLGKYLGLPELFGRKKGTSLLRSWAASDRNLSVGHHGFSLSLLARVLLGKYTRYSSFLTCQAPSNSSHGWRSVLVGRDLLLKGLSWTVGSGDKISVWRDPWLSCDAPITPIGPPNRLEADLLVSDLLCPISNSWDIDKIRRFIPVYEDFILRLQTSCAPSCDTLAWLPDKSGDYTTKTGYGTSRNVEVPAPNAQDFSWTKSIWNVKTAPKLKDFLWKVVRRAIPVSANLEVRGFPPFGCKTCAGREDDLHVFLTCEVAREVWDLAPLISRPSPTTPSLVILISNAPSHTVLPPVGVTTPLWPWILWNL, from the exons ATGGCTGAAAAGCGGAGACCAGAACACGGACTTCTTCCATGCTGCAACTCACCAACGCCGTCTGATCAACTCTCTTTCT ATTTTGGTAAAGTTTCCGAGATCCTATGCTGCAAAGTCTCTGCTGAATCCAATCAACGCTTAACCCTTATTCCGAGTGATTCGGAGATTAGAGATGCGGCTTTCTCCATCAATAGTGGAAAAGCTCCGGGCCCGGATGGCTTCTCAGCCAAATTCTACCATGCCTATTGGCACATTATAGGGCCTGATGTATGCAGAGACGTAAGAGAATTCTTTCTGTCCGGGGAACTCCATCCGCAACAAAACGAGACACACGTACGCTTGATCCTCAAGGTAACAGGCGCGAGAAGGGTGGCGGAGTACCGTCCTATTGCGCTATGCAACACACATTATAAGATAATAGCAAAGATTCTCACAAGAAGGTTGAAGCCACTTTTGCCTGATCTCATCTCCACTTCACAGTCTGCCTTTGTAGCCGGGCGAGCGATAGGTGACAACGTGCTCATTACTCACGAAACTCTCCACTATCTACGTACTTCGGAAGCCAAGAAGCATTGCTCAATGGCCGTTAAAACGGACATGAGCAAAGCTTATGATAGGATTGAGTGGGGATTTATCCGAGCTGTCATGCATCAGTTGGGCTTCATGGATCTCGTGGATCATGAGCTGTGTGGAAACAGTCTCGTACTCCTTTCTCATAAATGGTTCTCCAATGGGCTTAGTCAAGCCATCCCGTGGAATACGGCAGG GCTCTACTGGATGGCTCACTGCCTGGAATCAGAGTGTCGCGAGGTTCTCCACAGATTAATCATTTTGTTGTTTGCGGACGACACAATGTTCTTCTGCAAGTCAAGCTCCTCTAGTGTCTCGGTCTTGCTGCATATCATGCACACATATGAGAAGCTATCTGGACAGTGTATAAACTTCTCAAAATCAGCCATCACGTTCTCTGCCAAAACTCCACCGGAGGTTAAGCTTCGGGTCAAGGCTACTCTAGCCATTGATACTGAAGGAGGCTTAGGAAAATATCTTGGGCTTCCAGAGCTGTTTGGCCGGAAAAAAGGGACATCTTTGCTTCGATCTTGGGCCGCATCCGACAGAAATCTCTCAGTTGGACATCACGGTTTCTCTCTA TCACTACTTGCACGGGTTCTACTGGGGAAGTACACTCGATACTCATCATTCCTAACCTGTCAAGCACCTTCCAACTCCTCCCATGGCTGGAGGAGCGTGTTAGTGGGAAGAGACTTGCTACTAAAAGGGCTCAGCTGGACAGTAGGGAGTGGGGATAAGATCAGTGTTTGGAGAGACCCATGGCTATCTTGTGATGCCCCGATCACTCCGATAGGCCCACCAAACAGACTGGAGGCTGACCTGCTGGTGAGCGACCTTCTATGTCCAATCTCGAATTCTTGGGATATTGACAAGATCAGGAGATTTATCCCAGTTTATGAAGACTTCATCTTGCGGCTGCAAACAAGCTGTGCCCCCTCCTGTGATACTCTGGCATGGCTTCCCGACAAATCTGGTGACTATACCACGAAGACAGGCTATGGAACGAGTCGGAACGTCGAAGTCCCTGCTCCGAATGCGCAAGACTTCAGTTGGACTAAGAGCATCTGGAACGTTAAAACTGCACCTAAGCTAAAGGATTTCTTGTGGAAGGTGGTTCGCAGAGCAATACCGGTGAGCGCAAATCTAGAGGTCAGAGGCTTCCCACCCTTTGGTTGTAAGACCTGTGCTGGACGAGAGGATGATCTACATGTTTTCTTAACTTGTGAGGTGGCTCGTGAAGTCTGGGATTTAGCTCCGCTGATCTCAAGACCTTCTCCCACGACCCCGTCACTTGTTATATTAATCTCCAACGCTCCCTCTCATACGGTTTTACCACCAGTAGGAGTCACAACCCCTCTTTGGCCATGGATTTTGTGGAACTTGTAG
- the LOC108811261 gene encoding uncharacterized protein LOC108811261: MDSEQETKLISLISQLVNLDNFQRFVLYEVKLDCESEIKSLVIQIIHHVSSMDLDSQPKPESELMSLVTQTISLFNSTDLDSQPKPLSQLISLLSQKVSLDNALDTDLEFSSLLRQTVQLDPQPELVLLICQIVFLVVDSKFKKLISLRPQVTVRLRQGKFHVDEHPLPHGYGKWYCLPTIWEQFRLAREDATHFFCRGCYGKNHERYDEAPVEIKHLLHPKHFLQLAVLSYFSPTRKCYCCDEDLIKVFYCCAACDFAINIACAEKPPVLSINHPRWHEHTLAWFPRRASLVCNVCALPDSTSPIYMCPPCDFVVHLRCISLPRVIRISRHLHRIGFTQSFDQGDWSCGVCRTKIDNDCGGYSCTKTDCSYTAHSRCATQRNVWDGLELEGEPEEKEEKEVEPFVGISDGIIQYFTHQLHHLTLNENTGRDYDEDKICQACVMPIYFGKYYSCMQCEFILHETCANLPRKTYTPIHPHLLTLVGGKDDVHSYYELCAACGSRFSGFFYKCGKEDCDFQLHVQCATISEPLVHGSHAHPLFLTSKPEEQRECCVCKSMENETFNCIECECSFTLCFRCATLPEKVRYKHDDHMLTLSYGKETSTMMYWCEACEGQVKPKERFYTCDEYCCVTLHIDCLLGKVLYMKPGSSFLMPNDEKVSVLSNNHHMSRPICCYCKKRCPGKVVFQFRGKPLCSIDCLLHFF, from the coding sequence ATGGATTCAGAGCAGGAGACAAAGCTCATTTCACTCATTTCTCAGCTAGTAAACCTCGACAACTTTCAACGGTTTGTGTTATACGAAGTGAAACTGGATTGCGAGTCAGAGATCAAATCACTGGTGATTCAGATAATCCATCACGTCAGCTCGATGGATTTGGATTCGCAGCCGAAGCCGGAGTCGGAGCTAATGTCACTCGTTACTCAAACAATCTCTCTTTTCAACTCTACAGATTTGGATTCCCAGCCGAAGCCTCTTTCGCAGCTCATATCACTCCTTTCTCAAAAAGTCTCTCTCGACAACGCTCTAGATACGGATTTGGAGTTCTCGTCACTCCTGCGTCAAACAGTACAACTCGATCCTCAGCCGGAACTCGTCTTACTTATCTGTCAAATAGTCTTCCTCGTTGTCGATTCAAAGTTCAAAAAGCTTATTTCCTTACGCCCTCAAGTAACAGTACGTTTGAGACAAGGAAAGTTTCATGTGGATGAACATCCCTTGCCGCACGGCTATGGAAAGTGGTATTGTCTCCCTACAATTTGGGAACAATTCAGGTTAGCAAGAGAAGATGCTACACATTTTTTTTGCAGAGGTTGTTATGGCAAGAACCATGAGAGATATGACGAGGCTCCAGTTGAAATCAAGCACCTACTTCATCCAAAACATTTTCTTCAGCTTGCCGTGTTGAGTTATTTTTCTCCAACAAGGAAATGTTATTGTTGTGATGAAGATCTGATAAAGGTATTTTATTGTTGCGCTGCTTGCGATTTTGCTATCAATATAGCTTGTGCGGAGAAACCACCAGTCTTATCTATAAACCATCCAAGGTGGCATGAACATACTCTTGCTTGGTTCCCAAGACGTGCTTCCTTAGTCTGCAACGTCTGCGCCTTGCCCGATTCAACCTCCCCTATCTATATGTGTCCTCCTTGTGACTTTGTGGTCCATCTAAGATGTATAAGCTTACCTCGCGTCATAAGGATATCCAGGCACCTCCATCGAATTGGTTTTACTCAATCTTTTGACCAAGGAGACTGGTCTTGTGGTGTTTGTCGCACAAAGATTGATAATGATTGCGGGGGCTACTCTTGCACCAAGACCGATTGTTCTTACACCGCTCATTCAAGATGTGCCACGCAGAGAAATGTGTGGGATGGCTTAGAACTCGAGGGCGAGCccgaagaaaaggaagaaaaagaagttgAACCGTTTGTGGGGATAAGCGATGGAATCATACAATATTTCactcatcagcttcatcatttGACACTCAATGAGAACACTGGAAGAGATTACGATGAGGATAAGATATGTCAAGCATGCGTCATGCCAATCTATTTTGGTAAATATTACTCTTGTATGCAGTGCGAATTCATTCTTCACGAGACATGTGCGAATCTTCCGCGCAAAACATATACCCCGATACATCCACATCTACTCACTCTAGTAGGAGGAAAAGACGATGTCCATTCATATTATGAATTATGCGCAGCTTGTGGCTCGAGGTTTTCGGGTTTCTTTTACAAGTGTGGTAAAGAAGATTGTGATTTTCAGCTGCATGTGCAGTGTGCTACAATATCTGAGCCATTAGTCCATGGAAGTCATGCACATCCTTTATTCCTAACATCCAAACCAGAAGAACAAAGAGAATGTTGCGTTTGCAAATCTATGGAGAATGAGACATTCAATTGCATTGAGTGTGAGTGCAGCTTTACTTTGTGTTTCAGATGTGCTACTTTGCCTGAAAAGGTGAGGTATAAGCATGATGATCATATGCTCACTCTTTCTTATGGTAAGGAAACAAGTACCATGATGTATTGGTGTGAAGCTTGCGAAGGACAAGTAAAGCCAAAAGAGAGGTTTTATACGTGTGATGAGTATTGTTGTGTCACCCTACACATTGACTGCTTACTTGGGAAGGTCTTATACATGAAACCCGGTTCATCGTTTCTCATGCCAAACGATGAAAAGGTTAGTGTTCTGTCCAACAATCATCACATGTCTAGACCTATTTGTTGTTATTGTAAGAAGCGTTGTCCTGGAAAAGTAGTTTTCCAGTTTCGTGGAAAGCCTCTTTGTTCCATAGATTGTTTACtccatttcttttaa
- the LOC108805732 gene encoding oligopeptide transporter 4, which yields MATTEESYDDDVSPIEEVRLTVTNTDDHTLPVWTFRMWFLGLISCALLSFLNQFFSYRTEPLVITQITVQVATLPIGHFLAKVLPKTQFGIPGFGSTRFSLNPGPFNMKEHVLISIFANAGSAFGSGSAYAVGIVTIIKAFYHKNISFIAGWLLIITTQVLGYGWAGLLRKYVVEPAHMWWPSTLVQVSLFRALHEKDEQRMTRAKFFVIALVCSFGWYIVPGYLFTTLTSISWICWAFPRSVTAQQIGSGMRGLGLGAFTLDWTAVASFLFSPLISPFFAIANVFIGYVLLIYIVLPVAYWGLDSYNATRFPIFSSHLFTSVGQTYDIPAIVNDKFELDLAKYEQQGRINLSTFFAMTYGLGFATIASTLTHVALFYGREITERFRVSYKGKEDVHTRLMKRYKDIPSWWFYSMLGATLLISLALCVFLNDQVQMPWWGLVFASAMAFIFTLPISIITATTNQTPGLNIITEYAMGIIYPGRPIANVCFKVYGYMSMAQAVSFLNDFKLGHYMKIPPRSMFLVQFIGTILAGTINITVAWWQLNSITNICQEELLPPNSPWTCPGDRVFFDASVIWGLVGPKRIFGSQGNYAAMNWFFLGGAIGPVIVWLCHKAFPKHSWIPLVNLPVLLGATAMMPPATAVNYNSWILVGTIFNFFVFRYRKSWWQRYNYVLSAAMDAGVAFMAVLLYFSVGMEDKSLDWWGTQGEHCDLARCPTARGVIVKGCPVI from the exons ATGGCCACCACCGAAGAGTCTTACGACGACGACGTATCACCTATCGAAGAAGTCCGTTTAACCGTAACAAACACTGACGACCATACACTACCGGTTTGGACATTCAGGATGTGGTTTTTGGGTCTAATCTCATGTGCCCTCCTCTCTTTCCTTAACCAATTCTTCTCGTACCGGACCGAACCGCTTGTCATCACTCAAATCACGGTTCAAGTGGCTACACTCCCCATAGGCCATTTCTTGGCCAAGGTGCTTCCCAAAACTCAGTTCGGGATACCAGGATTTGGATCGACCCGGTTCTCGTTGAACCCGGGTCCGTTTAACATGAAGGAACATGTGTTGATCTCCATTTTCGCTAATGCGGGTAGTGCGTTCGGATCCGGGTCGGCTTATGCGGTTGGTATCGTCACAATTATTAAAGCTTTTTATCACAAGAACATCTCTTTCATAGCCGGCTGGCTCCTCATCATCACCACTCAG GTATTGGGATATGGATGGGCCGGTTTACTAAGGAAATACGTGGTTGAACCGGCTCACATGTGGTGGCCTAGCACTTTGGTTCAAGTGTCACTGTTTCG GGCACTGCATGAGAAGGATGAGCAAAGGATGACGAGAGCAAAATTCTTTGTAATAGCACTAGTCTGCAGTTTCGGATGGTACATAGTCCCTGGCTATCTCTTCACAACACTCACAAGCATCTCATGGATTTGTTGGGCATTTCCACGATCAGTCACTGCTCAACAGATTGGTTCGGGAATGAGAGGTCTCGGTCTTGGAGCCTTCACACTAGACTGGACCGCGGTTGCTTCCTTCTTGTTCAGTCCACTCATTAGCCCCTTCTTCGCCATCGCTAATGTTTTCATCGGGTATGTTCTTTTGATCTACATAGTGTTGCCCGTAGCTTATTGGGGACTTGATTCTTACAACGCTACGAGGTTCCCTATATTTTCATCGCACTTGTTCACATCGGTTGGTCAGACGTACGACATCCCTGCGATCGTGAATGATAAGTTTGAGCTCGATTTAGCTAAGTATGAGCAACAAGGAAGGATTAACTTGAGCACGTTCTTTGCTATGACATATGGGCTTGGTTTCGCTACCATTGCTTCTACACTCACTCACGTAGCTCTCTTTTACGGCAG GGAAATTACCGAGAGGTTTCGAGTTTCGTACAAAGGCAAAGAGGATGTACATACTAGGTTAATGAAGAGATATAAAGACATACCTTCATGGTGGTTCTACTCAATGCTGGGTGCAACACTTCTTATCTCTCTTGCGTTATGTGTTTTCTTGAACGATCAGGTTCAAATGCCTTGGTGGGGACTCGTGTTCGCCAGTGCCATGGCTTTCATCTTCACACTTCCCATCAGCATCATTACCGCAACAACTAACCAA ACACCGGGGTTGAATATAATAACGGAGTACGCAATGGGAATCATTTACCCGGGAAGACCTATTGCAAATGTATGCTTCAAAGTATATGGATACATGAGCATGGCACAAGCTGTCTCTTTCTTAAACGACTTCAAACTTGGTCACTACATGAAGATCCCTCCAAGATCCATGTTCTTGGTTCAATTCATCGGTACAATCCTTGCTGGAACAATTAACATAACGGTTGCATGGTGGCAACTAAACTCCATAACCAACATATGCCAAGAAGAACTTCTACCTCCCAACAGTCCATGGACATGTCCGGGCGACCGTGTTTTCTTCGATGCATCGGTCATTTGGGGATTGGTCGGACCAAAACGGATCTTTGGCTCTCAAGGAAACTACGCAGCTATGAACTGGTTTTTCCTCGGTGGTGCGATAGGACCGGTGATAGTATGGTTGTGCCACAAAGCGTTTCCAAAACATTCTTGGATTCCACTAGTGAATCTACCTGTTCTTCTAGGTGCAACCGCGATGATGCCACCAGCGACCGCGGTGAACTACAACTCATGGATCTTGGTCGGGACGATATTCAACTTTTTTGTGTTCCGGTACAGGAAAAGTTGGTGGCAAAGGTATAACTACGTGCTCTCAGCTGCGATGGACGCTGGTGTAGCGTTCATGGCTGTCTTGTTGTACTTCTCGGTGGGGATGGAGGATAAGAGTTTGGATTGGTGGGGAACACAAGGTGAGCATTGTGATCTAGCTAGGTGTCCAACCGCTAGAGGAGTAATTGTTAAAGGTTGTCCGGTTATATGA